The proteins below come from a single Sinobacterium norvegicum genomic window:
- the ilvY gene encoding HTH-type transcriptional activator IlvY — protein MDIKTLKLFLSLTKTLHFANTADEVNMSTSAVSRSVRRLEEEIGQALFYRDNRKVELTRAGMLYQQFAEEVVLKWRAMEQAFNHEALAPSGVLNLFCSVTASYAILSSLLPQVRQRYPGIEVHVHTGDQADAIARIQASKEQIGITVRPKKLPDNLVFLPLTTTPLKIIAPMSDKSLLEELRQVSADSDWSSLPFIVSETGEARARLDDWFAGQGRKANIYAQVSGHEAIVSLVSLGFGIGLVPDLVIQSSPMKDVVRVFTPEPEIEDFDVGLIVQKHRLIEPIIKSFWQCGELITIDQ, from the coding sequence ATGGATATTAAAACACTTAAGCTCTTTTTGTCACTGACCAAGACGCTACATTTCGCCAATACGGCCGACGAGGTCAATATGAGTACCTCGGCAGTCAGCCGTTCGGTGAGGCGGTTAGAGGAAGAAATAGGTCAGGCTTTATTCTACCGAGACAATCGCAAGGTAGAACTGACCAGGGCAGGCATGCTATACCAGCAATTTGCCGAAGAGGTGGTGTTAAAGTGGCGGGCAATGGAGCAGGCCTTTAATCATGAGGCGTTGGCGCCGTCAGGTGTGTTGAATCTGTTTTGTTCGGTGACGGCGAGTTACGCCATTTTATCGTCACTGCTGCCCCAAGTGCGCCAGCGTTACCCGGGTATTGAGGTGCATGTTCACACGGGTGACCAGGCCGATGCGATCGCTAGAATACAGGCTTCGAAAGAACAAATCGGTATAACGGTAAGGCCAAAAAAACTGCCTGATAATTTGGTGTTTCTGCCATTGACCACCACACCGTTAAAAATCATCGCCCCGATGTCGGATAAATCGCTGCTAGAAGAGTTGCGTCAAGTGAGTGCTGACAGTGACTGGTCCAGTCTACCGTTTATTGTTTCGGAAACGGGAGAGGCGCGAGCGCGGCTGGACGATTGGTTTGCTGGGCAGGGTAGGAAGGCGAATATTTATGCGCAGGTTTCCGGTCATGAGGCTATTGTTAGTTTGGTTAGCTTAGGCTTTGGTATTGGCCTAGTCCCCGACTTGGTGATTCAGTCCAGTCCGATGAAGGATGTGGTGCGTGTATTTACGCCAGAGCCAGAAATCGAAGACTTCGACGTTGGGCTGATTGTGCAAAAGCACCGCCTGATAGAGCCTATTATTAAATCCTTCTGGCAGTGCGGCGAGTTGATTACCATTGATCAGTAA
- the pssA gene encoding CDP-diacylglycerol--serine O-phosphatidyltransferase has protein sequence MDNSKPDNQSSDEQVAKEQQKSLADSDLLPIDEHFEDVHHDGKKTRQKGIYLLPNLFTMAALFSGFYSIIAAMNGDFGNAGIAIFIAMVLDGLDGRVARMTNTQSAFGAELDSLSDMVSFGVAPALVVFTWGLAPMGRLGWAAAFIYMACASIRLARFNTQIETADKRFFTGLASPAAAALIAGLVWVCYGYGINKADVTAGFSAFVALMTVIAGLLMITNVPYHSFKGVDLHGRVPFIVFLAVVLVFAVVLVDPSTVLMGIFAIYALSGPVQWLLNKNK, from the coding sequence GTGGATAATAGTAAACCGGACAACCAGTCATCTGACGAACAGGTGGCGAAAGAGCAGCAGAAGTCGTTGGCAGACAGTGATTTGTTGCCAATAGATGAGCACTTCGAAGATGTGCATCACGACGGCAAGAAAACACGGCAAAAAGGCATCTATTTATTGCCCAACCTCTTTACCATGGCTGCGCTCTTTAGCGGCTTCTATTCTATTATCGCAGCAATGAACGGCGACTTTGGTAATGCGGGTATCGCTATTTTCATCGCCATGGTACTCGATGGCTTAGATGGCCGAGTCGCTCGCATGACAAATACCCAGAGTGCCTTCGGTGCCGAGTTAGACAGCCTGTCGGACATGGTTTCTTTTGGTGTGGCGCCAGCGCTAGTCGTCTTCACTTGGGGGCTTGCCCCAATGGGGCGCTTGGGCTGGGCGGCAGCCTTTATCTATATGGCTTGTGCCTCTATCCGCCTTGCCCGATTCAATACTCAAATTGAGACCGCCGATAAACGCTTCTTTACCGGCCTTGCCAGCCCCGCCGCCGCCGCGCTGATTGCCGGGCTGGTTTGGGTTTGTTATGGCTATGGTATAAACAAGGCAGATGTCACCGCCGGCTTTTCGGCATTTGTTGCCCTGATGACCGTCATAGCAGGCTTGCTGATGATAACCAATGTGCCTTATCACAGCTTTAAGGGTGTCGATTTGCATGGTCGAGTTCCTTTTATCGTTTTCCTTGCTGTTGTTCTGGTCTTTGCCGTTGTTCTTGTTGACCCGTCGACAGTGTTGATGGGGATATTTGCTATTTATGCACTTTCAGGGCCAGTTCAATGGCTGCTGAACAAGAATAAATAG